From one Mytilus trossulus isolate FHL-02 chromosome 10, PNRI_Mtr1.1.1.hap1, whole genome shotgun sequence genomic stretch:
- the LOC134687421 gene encoding uncharacterized protein LOC134687421, with product MILSLGKIVDEITTGHCTEIDIWDKLVHYFTEYWDGDDDIFQQVLNLSRRQLGEQTQTIADTAAFFKALENNFSDKNDLLEFLINLTGYLNYHTELGSVNVNKHLKDCRENIRRFKRECIRRGIFRDNNFVGREDQIAKIKNEIEKGHTKGILVCGLGGMGKTCLVNTVCYELRSEKWKTIKFELREQRSFRHFLRTTINKFRELRWYSLGKVSHIVNEEENEVKDEILVEESILQQTLLDYFQKQLGNEDTVSKKQILMFDNIDDVTTNPEEKTKLLAFFKSLLEMMQKRKTCMIRIIITSRDNFLLTTGHDMVHCLVKVEVNSLNRESANHLVRKCTKQISLKQTHVNFIVRVCGACPLALRVICDAINNASNIDHLITFLERRTESISTSVLSMTDCLNQPFKNLGDHKFTLCKLSLFGTSKFSLRSAAIIDQNEPGKDKRNESESLVDLKITLLLFKSRHLIEIENEVVDESCTEELKNESEVYMADQEIFSLHPLVHKFLQEKEREADIALALEKAKLNYFILFDELVLKIGQEYDINVLTAREKSEKLTVHIAKYIQLMESYKNVSNLPIMQDLTSTEDTKHRNNVALMILKPEQHLSFIQKISHKNWSNPVVKVSWEVEYVTAMIRHEQPCIDIDNTCNDILNAINDIQKDDLSDTEKSQLLILHGRMLYNCGRLKMDIDSKESEMYFYKAEKVFKCNELRHKQERKKYLADIYNCLGCIFYRLEETAKAIHFHQKALDSQHKSHSQNENTLTFLANIGACHFRLGKEHWRDKEKEKCKREMEKALQFYNDSMTLAEDLKMDRTDIYLKKLKNRGDVLTMLGRYKEAKKDYQEGLDKVMTLYVSPSRQEILFLHAQGQLILKMIAGKKRGTFSSDLIDKERNQEDMYSLTADGVEIYEKLKSMLQINIFPGDHESFGQIKENHLYFLKQQHDTTDDTEKFYSAYKTRGQDDDTDSSCSTKNSSADSGEGSGDETDLELNPHTRSSPCLSEKEEEGASSETIVHANTIDQTSWMMEKKQQFKLPLPAKTSIDGIYPQKRTNRRESSSSSGVSSMGGFTPDVEKTSFGHFRDSLQSSHESSFEDDLFPKTKTESSDRREAKSDPRWVGRRSTLLSFGSGSLEEGTVGDEEVVHKEKKRKIETTALCNSASLDETQSHEKSVKKHKSEDWMIKEKLSPFFVEKMRDSSSQTDSRNIDNIVDELEDLIHSVQPRMRSLIKDIDSRKARLIDDINGRPTIEYTDEGYSDDTG from the exons ATGATCCTTAGTCTGGGGAAGATTGTCGATGAAATTACCACTGGACACTGCACAGAAATTGATATTTGGGACAAATTGGTGCATTATTTCACTGAATATTGGGATGGAGATGATGACATATTTCAGCAGGTTTTAAACTTGTCTAGGCGACAGTTAGGTGAACAAACTCAAACCATCGCTGACACTGCTGCATTCTTTAAAGCTTTGGAAAACAACTTCAGTGACAAGAATGATCTGTTGGAATTCTTAATAAATCTCACTGGATACTTAAACTACCATACAGAGTTAGGATCCgttaatgtaaataaacacTTGAAAGATTGCCGAGAGAACATAAGACGGTTTAAGCGAGAATGTATAAGGAGAGGAATTTTCAGAGACAACAATTTTGTTGGCAGAGAAGATCAAATAGCTAAGATTAAAAATGAAATCGAGAAAGGACACACTAAAG GGATTCTTGTTTGTGGTTTGGGAGGAATGGGAAAAACCTGTCTGGTCAATACAGTTTGCTATGAACTACGAAgtgaaaaatggaaaacaattaaatttgaattaag GGAACAAAGAAGCTTTAGACATTTCCTCCGTACAACTATAAACAAATTCAGAGAGTTACGGTGGTATAGTTTAGGCAAAGTTTCACACATAGTCAATGAGGaagaaaatgaggttaaggatGAGATTCTTGTTGAAGAAAGTATCCTACAACAGACACTTTTAGATTATTTCCAAAAACAGCTGGGAAATGAAGACACTGTTAGCAAAAAAC aaatattaatgTTTGATAACATTGATGATGTCACTACGAATCCCGAAGAGAAGACAAAGCTTTTAGCATTTTTCAAATCTCTACTCGAGATGatgcaaaaaagaaaaacatgtatG ATTAGAATTATCATTACTTCCCGGGATAATTTTCTGTTGACAACTGGACATGATATGGTACATTGTCTGGTCAAAGTTGAAGTAAACAGTTTGAACAGAGAAAGTGCAAATCACCTAGTGAGAAAATGCACAAAACAG atcAGTCTTAAACAAACGCATGTTAACTTCATTGTTCGAGTCTGTGGAGCATGTCCTTTGGCTCTTCGAGTTATATGTGATGCGATTAATAATGCTTCTAACATTGACCATTTGATAACATTTCTGGAAAGAAGAACAGAATCAATTTCAACATCTGTTTTAAGTATGACCGATTGTTTGAATCAACCATTTAAAAATCTTGGTGACCACAAGTTTACACTCTGTAAGCTATCATTGTTCGGTACGTCCAAATTTAGCCTTAGATCAGCCGCTATCATTGACCAAAATGAACCGGGCAAAGATAAAAGGAATGAATCTGAAAGTTTAGTTGATTTGAAGATTACTCTTCTTCTTTTTAAAAGTCGACAtcttattgaaattgaaaatgaagtgGTGGACGAAAGTTGTACAGAAGAGCTGAAAAATGAGTCCGAAGTCTATATGGCTGACCAAGAAATATTTTCACTTCATCCGTTGGTACACAAGTTTTTACAAGAAAAAGAGCGCGAGGCTGATATAGCACTGGCATTAGAAAAAGCGAAATTAAATTACTTCATTCTTTTTGATgagcttgttttaaaaataggtCAAGAATATGATATAAATGTATTGACTGCAAGAGAAAAATCTGAAAAGTTGACAGTACACATTGCGAAATATATACAGttaatggaaagttataagaaTGTGTCGAATCTTCCAATCATGCAAGATTTGACATCAACTGAGGATACAAAACACAGAAATAATGTTGCTCTGATGATCCTTAAACCAGAGCAACAcctttcttttattcaaaaaattaGCCACAAGAACTGGTCTAATCCTGTGGTAAAGGTTTCATGGGAGGTAGAGTACGTTACAGCTATGATTAGACATGAGCAACCCTGTATTGATATTGACAACACATGCAATGATATACTCAATGCGATCAATGATATTCAAAAAGACGACTTGAGTGATACGGAGAAATCGCAACTACTTATTTTGCATGGTAGGATGCTTTACAATTGTGGTCGTCTTAAAATGGACATTGATTCAAAAGAGTCGGAGATGTATTTTTATAAAGCggaaaaagtttttaaatgtaatgAGTTACGACACAAGCAAGAGCGGAAGAAATATCTGGCAGATATTTATAACTGCTTAGGATGTATCTTTTATCGACTGGAAGAAACTGCAAAGGCTATACATTTCCATCAGAAGGCTCTCGACAGTCAACATAAAAGTCACAGTCAAAATGAAAACACCCTAACATTCCTTGCCAATATTGGAGCCTGCCATTTTCGACTAGGAAAAGAACATTGGCgagataaagaaaaagaaaaatgtaaaagggagATGGAGAAGGCACTTCAGTTTTATAATGATAGTATGACATTAGCTGAAGATTTGAAAATGGACCGAACTGATATTTACTTGAAGAAATTGAAAAACAGGGGTGATGTTCTGACTATGCTTGGTCGATATAAAGAGGCAAAGAAAGACTATCAAGAGGGGCTGGACAAAGTCATGACATTGTATGTTTCACCAAGTCGCCAGGAAATTCTTTTTCTTCATGCTCAGGGACAATTGATACTAAAGATGATTGCTGGTAAAAAAAGAG GTACTTTTTCGAGTGACTTAATAGACAAAGAAAGAAATCAGGAGGATATGTACAGCCTTACGGCCGATGGTgtagaaatctatgaaaaattaaagagCATGCTACAAATTAACATTTTCCCTGGTGATCACGAGTCATTTGGCCAAATAAAGGagaatcatttatatttcttgaaacAGCAACATGATACTACAGATGACACAGAGAAATTTTACTCG GCCTACAAAACAAGAGGTCAAGATGACGATACAGATTCGTCATGTTCGACAAAAAACAGCAGCGCAGATTCGGGTGAGGGCAGTGGAGATGAAACTGACCTTGAACTCAATCCACACACTCGGAGTTCACCCTGTCTTTCTGAAAAAGAAGAGGAAGGAGCAAGCAGTGAAACTATTGTTCACGCAAATACAATCGACCAAACTAGTTGGATGATGGAAAAGaaacaacaattcaaattgCCTTTACCTGCAAAAACAAGTATTGATGGAATATATCCACAGAAAAGAACAAACCGTCGCGAATCAAGTTCGAGTTCAGGTGTCTCAAGTATGGGCGGTTTTACACCAGATGTAGAAAAGACTAGTTTTGGACACTTCCGAGATTCTCTTCAATCTAGTCACGAGAGTTCATTCGAAGATGATTTATTTCCAAAAACAAAGACAGAGAGCAGTGATAGGAGAGAAGCAAAATCAGATCCTAGATGGGTTGGACGGAGATCTACATTATTGTCATTCGGCTCGGGCTCGTTGGAAGAAGGCACAGTGGGTGATGAAGAAGTTGTACACAAAGAAAAGAAACGGAAAATAGAAACAA CAGCACTTTGTAATTCAGCATCTTTGGATGAAACCCAATCCCATGAAAAAAGTGTGAAGAAGCATAAATCAGAAGATTGgatgataaaagaaaaattgtctccattttttgtagaaaaaatgaGAGACAGCAGTTCCCAGACAGATTCAAGAAATATAG ATAACATAGTTGACGAATTAGAAGATTTGATTCACTCTGTTCAGCCAAGAATGAGATCTCTAATTAAAGATATAGACTCAAGAAAAG CACGATTAATTGATGACATAAACGGAAGACCAACTATTGAGTACACAGACGAAGGTTACTC TGACGATACTGGTTAA